The sequence below is a genomic window from Williamwhitmania taraxaci.
CGTTTAAAACAATGGGAACAATTCATCTAATAGTTAGTGGAATTTGTGGAATAGCAATCTTTTTCTTCAATAGTCCGGGTAAGAACCCATTTATCAATGTTGGGCTTGGTTTATGGGATACCTATAATATGCTAACTGGCCTCCTTGGTGATGTTCTATCCTACATTCGACTATTTGCACTCGCTCTTTCTGGTGCAATTTTGGGTAGTGTATACAACAGCTTAGCTTTTGGTATGGCTCCTGATATTCCGGTAGTAAAACAAATTGTAATTGTTCTAATTCTTGTAATAGGTCATTCAATAAATCTCTTCATGGGCGGATTGGGAGCATTGGTGCATCCTATGCGTTTGACATTTGTTGAGTTTTATAAAAATGCCAACTTTACCGGAGGCGGAATATCGTATCAACCTTTTAAAAAACAGATTATTAAATAAACCTTTTATAACTAATTATTATGGAACCAATCTCTTCATCTCCAATTATTATTGCCTACATTGGAATAGCTATAATGGTTATCCTTTCAGGTGTTGGTAGCGCTTTAGGCGTTACAATAACAGGAAATGCCTCTCTAGGTGCTCTTAAGAAAGATGCAAGTGCCTTCGGAAATTTCCTCGTATTAAGTGCTCTTCCTGGAACTCAAGGACTTTATGGTTTTACAGGATATTTTATGTTGAAAGTTTACTTAGTGCCTACCATAACCATGTTTCAGGCGGTTGCCATAGTTGGTGCTGGTCTCGTAATGGGTGTTGTGGCTCTAGTATCGGCAGTTCGTCAAGGCCAAGTTTGTGCAAACGGGATTACCGCTATTGGCAACGGTCATAAGGTGTTTGGAAATACCCTTATCCTAGCTGTATTCCCCGAACTTTATGCAATTATTGCACTAGCTGCGGTATTCTTAATTGGAACATCTTTAGGCGCTTAGTCTATTCCATTTTAGTAAAAAAGCGAGTGAACTACCTATAAATAGTTCACTCGCTTTTTTATTATCAACCTAAATAATCCGCAATACTCAAACAAAGACCAGTATGCGAATACACTTATCGATCTAATCTTGTTTTCATATTCGCACCAAATTTCCTAATTTGTCCATTCCCTTTTTTATACCAGAAAAAATAACTGCGCTGTTTTTCCTTTTCTTCTTTCGTTTTTGCAACAAATACTTTTTCACCCGAATATGGATCTACACCTGTGTAAAAAATAGTCGATGCTAAGGTCATTGGCGTTGGGGTGAAATCTTGAACCTGTTCTAAATGGAAGTTTAGTTGTTTTGTTTTTTCAGCTAAATCGGCCATATCCATTTCTGTTGAGCCCGGATGACTTGAAATAAAATAGGGGATAAGCTGGTATTTTAAATCAGCCATTCGAGTTATTCGTTGAAACTCTACAACGAGTTTTTCGAATAATGAAAAATCCGGTTTGCGCATCCATTTCAAAACATTGTGGGAGGTATGTTCTGGTGCAACCTTTAATCTACCCGACGTATGGTTCACCACAACTTCACGGAGATATTCTTGATTCACCCTTGGATCACCAACACCTTCGGTAAGGAATAAATCATATCGAATTCCGCTTCCAATCCAGGCTTTCTTAATATTTTGAATTTTTCCTACTTCACCATAAAGATCTAGTAAAGGTTGATGCGACGTATTTAAGTTTTTACAAATCCGAGGATAAATACAGGAAGGGCGTGTACACTTCTGACAAAGCGTTAAATCCTTTCCTTTCATCATATACATATTTGCAGATGGTCCACCCAGATCTGAAAGATATCCCTTGAAATCTGGAAGCTCTGCTACCTTCTTTACCTCTTTTATTATGGACTTTGTCGATCGACTGATCACAAATTTTCCTTGGTGAGCCGAAATCGTGCAAAAAGAGCAACCCCCAAAACACCCTCGGTGAATATTAATGGAAGTCTTTATCATCTCATACGCGGGTATCGTTCCTTTTCCATTATACCGGGGGTGGGGCAAATATGTATAAGGGAGTTCATAGTAGGAGTCGATTTCCTCAGTAGTAGTTAAGGGATAGGGTGGGTTTACTACGATGAAGCCAGATGGCCCTTCTTCAATAATCCCATTTTGTATTATTTTGTTCGATTCAATTTCAATAACCTTAAAGTTATCCCCAAATTTCTCTTTATGCTTTAGACATGTATTATACGAATTCAGTTTAACATAACCATTGTCTAAAGGAGGGCTTGTTGCAATATACGCGGTTTGTGGTATGTCAGTAAATAAGGAAATTGGTAAACCATCATCTAATCGCCTAGCAATCTCTACGATGGCCTTTTCACCCATTCCGTATACCAGTAAATCTGCTCTCGAATCGAACAGAATGGCCGGCTTCAATGTATTGGACCAATAATCATAATGGGTTAATCTGCGCAATGAAGCCTCAATACCACCAATTACTAATGGCGTATCAGGAAATAGTTCTTTTAAAATTTTCCCATAAACCGATATTGCATAATCCGGACGATTACCTGCTTTTCCATCTGGAGTGTATGCATCATCACTTCTCAAGCGCTTATTCGCGGTATAGTGGTTGATCATCGAATCCATTGCACCAGATGCAGCACCAAAAAATAATCGAGGAGCACCTAACTTTTTAAAATCGCGTAAATCATCTCTCCAGTTTGGTTGTGGAATAACAGCAACCCTATAACCTTCGGCTTGGAGAATTCGCCCAATAACTCCTATACCAAACGATGGATGATCAATATATGCATCTCCAGTAAATAGAATGACATCAGCCCTATCCCATCCTAAAGAATCCATCTCTTTTTTAGATGTTGGTAGCCAACCGGCACTTTTCATTCGCTCCATTATTTGGGTGTTTACAATTATTTCCTCTGTCTAGGGTATTAACAATGAAGAATCACCATAGCTCAAAAAACGAAAATTATGATCCATAGCATAAGCGTAAACATCTTTCCACTCTGTACCTATTAGCGCAGAGACTAAGAGTAGTAATGTACTTTTCGGCTGATGAAAATTAGTGATTAGCGCATTTATCAATTTAAAAGTATAACCAGGCGCAATCAAAATTTGTGTGGATCCCACAAGTTGACTTAAACCCACACTTTTAAGGTGATTAAGAATGGCGGTAAGTGCCTCAGTTGACGTATAAGAATCGGGGAGAGTATAAGCATCCCATTGGCTAAGATGCATCAAATCAGGGCTGTTCTCATTAGTTAAGATCTTAACACCGAGCCAATATAACGATTCAATAGTTCTTACCGAAGTGGTGCCTACAGCTACAATATTGCCCATATTCGCTAGCAGCAATTCAAGTGTTGAAACCGTAATTGAGAAGTGCTCTGAGTGCATTTCATGCTCATCAATTGATTTGGCTTTCACTGGCTTAAATGTCCCAGCTCCAACGTGTAGCGTCAGCTCGGCAATTGAATTACCTTTTGTAATTATGTCGGCAATCACCTTATCAGTAAAGTGAAGCCCAGCAGTTGGAGCTGCAACAGATCCTTCCCATTTCGAATAGACAGTTTGATATCGATCCGAATCAATAACTTGTTCCGAACGATTCAAATATGGTGGAATAGGTATAGCACCAGCCGCCTCTAAAACTTGTCCAAAGCATACTGTATCATCATTCCAAGAAAACCGAATGATAACCCCTTCATCAAGTCGTTCAATCATCTGAGCGGTCAACCTCACTTGGCTGCCATCTATGTCAACGTTTAACGAGAGTTCATCTTCCTTCCATCTTTTTATATTCCCTACCAAGCATTTCCAGTCGACACTGCCAGTGGCGCTAAACATATTTTGATAATCAGCAGGCTGCATTGGCTCAAGGCAAAATACCTCGATAGTTGCTCCTGTAACTCTTTTGAAAAGTAATCGAGCCTTAATTACCTTTGTATTGTTAAAAATTAGAATTTTTCCGGAAAGATAGTTCGGAAGGTTATAGAACTGATCACTACCAATTACTCCCTTATTAAAAACCAATAGATTAGAGTGGTCGCGCTTTTGCTCAGGAAATTTGGCAATTCTACAATCGGGTAAATCGTAGTTGTAATCCTCAATATTTGCAGGTATTAATCGCACAGGCAACAGATAAAAGTTATGTTATCGTGATTAGTGGGGCAAAATTAACTATTTTTGCACACTTGTTGGTCGAATAATCGCCATTCATTATTTTTTATAGCATGCAGCTGAAAAAAGGAAGTAAGGTAAAATTCCTCAATGACGTTGGGGGTGGACGCGTGATTGAAATTATTAATGCAAAGATGGTTAAAATTGAAACCTTTGATGGTTTCGATATGCCGTGTTTGATTGATGATCTTATTTTGATAGAGGAGGATGCGTCAAGTTACAATTCGTCTTCTTCATCAAATGCTGTAAAGAAATCATCCAATTCGAATCAACACCAACCAATCGCGGAAACTGTTCCTGTGCAAAAACACGGGGATCAGCAACTTTTCAATTGCATAGGAGGTCCTAAAGATCCAGCTGGTGATAAAATTGATGTAATTCTAGCTCTATCACCGGCT
It includes:
- a CDS encoding V-type ATP synthase subunit K, with protein sequence MEPISSSPIIIAYIGIAIMVILSGVGSALGVTITGNASLGALKKDASAFGNFLVLSALPGTQGLYGFTGYFMLKVYLVPTITMFQAVAIVGAGLVMGVVALVSAVRQGQVCANGITAIGNGHKVFGNTLILAVFPELYAIIALAAVFLIGTSLGA
- a CDS encoding YgiQ family radical SAM protein; translated protein: MERMKSAGWLPTSKKEMDSLGWDRADVILFTGDAYIDHPSFGIGVIGRILQAEGYRVAVIPQPNWRDDLRDFKKLGAPRLFFGAASGAMDSMINHYTANKRLRSDDAYTPDGKAGNRPDYAISVYGKILKELFPDTPLVIGGIEASLRRLTHYDYWSNTLKPAILFDSRADLLVYGMGEKAIVEIARRLDDGLPISLFTDIPQTAYIATSPPLDNGYVKLNSYNTCLKHKEKFGDNFKVIEIESNKIIQNGIIEEGPSGFIVVNPPYPLTTTEEIDSYYELPYTYLPHPRYNGKGTIPAYEMIKTSINIHRGCFGGCSFCTISAHQGKFVISRSTKSIIKEVKKVAELPDFKGYLSDLGGPSANMYMMKGKDLTLCQKCTRPSCIYPRICKNLNTSHQPLLDLYGEVGKIQNIKKAWIGSGIRYDLFLTEGVGDPRVNQEYLREVVVNHTSGRLKVAPEHTSHNVLKWMRKPDFSLFEKLVVEFQRITRMADLKYQLIPYFISSHPGSTEMDMADLAEKTKQLNFHLEQVQDFTPTPMTLASTIFYTGVDPYSGEKVFVAKTKEEKEKQRSYFFWYKKGNGQIRKFGANMKTRLDR
- a CDS encoding S-adenosylmethionine:tRNA ribosyltransferase-isomerase produces the protein MRLIPANIEDYNYDLPDCRIAKFPEQKRDHSNLLVFNKGVIGSDQFYNLPNYLSGKILIFNNTKVIKARLLFKRVTGATIEVFCLEPMQPADYQNMFSATGSVDWKCLVGNIKRWKEDELSLNVDIDGSQVRLTAQMIERLDEGVIIRFSWNDDTVCFGQVLEAAGAIPIPPYLNRSEQVIDSDRYQTVYSKWEGSVAAPTAGLHFTDKVIADIITKGNSIAELTLHVGAGTFKPVKAKSIDEHEMHSEHFSITVSTLELLLANMGNIVAVGTTSVRTIESLYWLGVKILTNENSPDLMHLSQWDAYTLPDSYTSTEALTAILNHLKSVGLSQLVGSTQILIAPGYTFKLINALITNFHQPKSTLLLLVSALIGTEWKDVYAYAMDHNFRFLSYGDSSLLIP